One Schistocerca nitens isolate TAMUIC-IGC-003100 chromosome 1, iqSchNite1.1, whole genome shotgun sequence DNA segment encodes these proteins:
- the LOC126235883 gene encoding uncharacterized protein LOC126235883, translated as MAPSAKQAKQILSSSACTAHDGPVCETSQANTQQFCLHRARRPRLRNKPSKHSAVLSTPRTTAPSAKQAKQTLSSSVCTAHDGPVCKTSQANTQQFCLHGARRPRLRNKPSKHSAVLSTPRTTAPSAKQAKQTLSSSVYTAHDGPVCKTSQANTQQFCLHRARRPRLRNKPSKHSAVLSAPRTTAPSAKQAKQTLSSSVYTAHDGPVCETSQANTQQFCLHHARRPRLRNKPSKHSAVLSTPRTTAPSAKQAKQTLSSSVCTTHDGPVCETSQAKTQQFCLHRARRPRLRNKPSKHSAVLSTPRTTAPSAKQAKQTLSSSVCTAHDGPVCKTSQANTQQFCLHGARRPRLRNKPSKHSAVLSTPRTTAPSAKQAKQTLSSSVYTAHDGPVCETSQANTQQFCLHRARRPRLRNKPSKHSAVLSAPRTTAPSAKQAKQTLSSSVYTAHDGPVCETSQANTQQFCLHHARRPRLRNKPSKHSAVLSTPRTTAPSAKQAKQTLSSSVCTTHDGPVCETSQANTQQFCLPLQSRSKHRDDGGDGGPPQRPASGPARRKRDPPGFLLLLLLRSRILTVLQPFYVGG; from the coding sequence ATGGCCCCGTCTGCAAAACAAGCCAAGCAAATACTCAGCAGTTCTGCCTGCACGGCGCACGACGGCCCAGTCTGCGAAACAAGCCAAGCAAACACTCAGCAGTTCTGTCTACACCGCGCACGACGGCCCCGTCTGCGAAACAAGCCAAGCAAACACTCAGCAGTTCTGTCTACACCGCGCACGACGGCCCCGTCTGCGAAACAAGCCAAGCAAACACTCAGCAGTTCTGTCTGCACTGCGCACGATGGCCCCGTCTGCAAAACAAGCCAAGCAAATACTCAGCAGTTCTGCCTGCACGGAGCACGACGGCCCCGTCTGCGAAACAAGCCAAGCAAACACTCAGCAGTTCTGTCTACACCGCGCACGACGGCCCCGTCTGCGAAACAAGCCAAGCAAACACTCAGCAGTTCTGTCTACACCGCGCACGACGGCCCCGTCTGCAAAACAAGCCAAGCAAACACTCAGCAGTTCTGTCTACACCGCGCACGACGGCCCCGTCTGCGAAACAAGCCAAGCAAACACTCAGCAGTTCTGTCTGCACCACGCACGACGGCCCCGTCTGCGAAACAAGCCAAGCAAACACTCAGCAGTTCTGTCTACACCGCGCACGACGGCCCCGTCTGCGAAACAAGCCAAGCAAACACTCAGCAGTTCTGTCTGCACCACGCACGACGGCCCCGTCTGCGAAACAAGCCAAGCAAACACTCAGCAGTTCTGTCTACACCGCGCACGACGGCCCCGTCTGCGAAACAAGCCAAGCAAACACTCAGCAGTTCTGTCTGCACCACGCACGACGGCCCCGTCTGCGAAACAAGCCAAGCAAAGACTCAGCAGTTCTGTCTACACCGCGCACGACGGCCCCGTCTGCGAAACAAGCCAAGCAAACACTCAGCAGTTCTGTCTACACCGCGCACGACGGCCCCGTCTGCGAAACAAGCCAAGCAAACACTCAGCAGTTCTGTCTGCACTGCGCACGATGGCCCCGTCTGCAAAACAAGCCAAGCAAATACTCAGCAGTTCTGCCTGCACGGAGCACGACGGCCCCGTCTGCGAAACAAGCCAAGCAAACACTCAGCAGTTCTGTCTACACCGCGCACGACGGCCCCGTCTGCGAAACAAGCCAAGCAAACACTCAGCAGTTCTGTCTACACCGCGCACGACGGCCCCGTCTGCGAAACAAGCCAAGCAAACACTCAGCAGTTCTGTCTACACCGCGCACGACGGCCCCGTCTGCGAAACAAGCCAAGCAAACACTCAGCAGTTCTGTCTGCACCACGCACGACGGCCCCGTCTGCGAAACAAGCCAAGCAAACACTCAGCAGTTCTGTCTACACCGCGCACGACGGCCCCGTCTGCGAAACAAGCCAAGCAAACACTCAGCAGTTCTGTCTGCACCACGCACGACGGCCCCGTCTGCGAAACAAGCCAAGCAAACACTCAGCAGTTCTGTCTACACCGCGCACGACGGCCCCGTCTGCGAAACAAGCCAAGCAAACACTCAGCAGTTCTGTCTGCACCACGCACGACGGCCCCGTCTGCGAAACAAGCCAAGCAAACACTCAGCAGTTCTGCCTGCCACTCCAGAGCCG